From the genome of Bradyrhizobium sp. ORS 278:
TTCGAGATTGTCGCGCTCGATCAGCTCGATCTTCCAGTCGCGCTTCCAGCGCTTGAGCTGTTTCTCGCGAGTGATCGCTTCTTCGACGGCGGCGTAGGTTTCGACGTAGACGAGGCGGAAAACGCCATATTTTTTGACGAAGTCCGAGCCTTGGCCTTTTCGATGTTGCTCAAGTCGTGTTCGGATCGAGTTCGTCACGCCGATATACAGCGTGCCGTGCCGTCCACTCGCGAGGATATAGACGTAGTACATCGCCGCACCATCGCGTGGATGGATCCCCTAACCCAATTGAAGCCGGTGGTTATGGGTCCCTGCGTTCGCAGGGACGACACCGTTTTTGCGGCGCGAGCGTACCACAACGCGCCGAGAATGCCTGCCCTTCGACGAGAGCTGCAATCCTGACATGCGGCTGAACCGCCACAAGCGCTGTTGACCCGGCGCTCCGCCCTCGCCACGGTGCCGGCCTCACCGCGGCGTAGTCACCCCATGCTCTCCATCACCTCGCTCTGGATCCCGTTCACGCTGGTTGCCGCAGCCGGCCAGGTCGCGCGCAATGCGATGCAGCGGTCGTTGACGGCGAAGCTCGGCACCTGGGGCGCGACCAATATCCGTTTTCTGTTTGGGTTTCCGTTCTCGCTGGTGTTCCTGAGCATGGTGCTGGTGGCGACCGGGGATCATCTGCCATGGCCGCCGGCGTCGTTCTGGCCGTGGCTGCTGCTCGGCGCGCTCAGCCAGATCGTTGCCACCGGCCTGATGCTGCTGGCGATGACCGATCGCTCCTTCGTGGTCACCACGGCCTATCTGAAGACCGAGGCGATCCAGACCGCGATCTTCGGCTTCATCTTCCTCGGCGATCCGCTGTCGTTGCCGAAACTGGTGGCCATCCTGATTGCGACGATCGGCGTGGTCATCACCGCGCTCAGGCCTGGCGGCGAGAAGAGCTTTGCGGAGCTGAAACCGACCGTGACAGGCCTGGTCGCGGCCGCGGCCTTTGCGCTGTCGGCGGTCGGCTACCGAGGCGCCATCATCGCGGTCCAGGGCGTCAGCTTCGTGACCGCGGCCTCCACCACGCTGGTCGCGGGCCTGTTCGTGCAGACGGCGATCCTGACCGTCTATCTGCTGGCGCGGGCGCCGGACATCCTGCGCGGGATCCTGTCGTTGTGGCGGCCGTCGATGATGGCGGGCTTTGTCGGCGCCTTTGCCTCGCAGTTCTGGTTCCTGGCGTTTGCGCTGACCGCGGCCGCGAATGTCCGAACCTTGGCGCTGATCGAGGTGCTGTTCGCGCAGGGCGTGTCGTACTACTCGTTCAAGCAGCCGGTCTCGCTGCGCGAGCTCTGCGGCATCGCGCTGATCGTCGCCGGCGTGGCGCTGTTGATCGCGGTGTAGTCAGCCCTTGATGGCGATCAGCACGGCGCCTGCTGCGATCAGGGCAATGCCAGTCCAGCCCTGCAGGCTCGGACGCTCACCGAGAAAGACCGCGCCGAACAGCGCGACGAGCACGACGCTGAGCTTGTCGATCGGCGCGACCAGCGTCGCCGGTCCAAGTTTGAGAGCGCGGAAATAGCACAGCCAAGATGCGCCGGTGCCGAGGGCTGAGAGCGTCAGGAAGATCCAGCTCTTCGTCGAGATCGGCCCCGGAGTGGTGAGCTGGCCGGTCGCGAACAGGATCAGCGCCAAGGTCACCAGCACGATGGCGGTGCGGATGAGCGTCGCGAGGTCGGAGTTGAGGCCCTCGACGCCGACCTTGGCGAAAATCGCGGTGAGCGCCGCGAACAACGCGGAGAGCAGGGCCCAGAGTTGCCACGAGGAGGAGAGGGGGGACATCGTCATCTCCCGGAGGAAGGTCGCAGTTCAGGTCGATCTATATCAACCGTCATTGCGAGCGCAGCGAAGCAATCCAGGGCTGTGGACGGGACTCTGGATTGCTTCGCTGCGCTCGCAATGACGAAGAGATTGCCGAGATCGTGTGCGCATCACTGGCGGGTTGTCGCCGATGACGAGCCCAGCTCGTCAATTCCGGTCGTCCGGCAGCACCGGGATCGGGGCGACCTCGATGCCTTCCTCGATCAGCTCGCGCGCCTCGTCGAGCGAAGCCTCGCCGTAGATCGGCCGATGCTCGGTCTCGCCGTAGTGCATCTTGCGCGCCTCGGTCGGGAAGCGCTCGCCGACATCGTCGGCGTTCTTGACGATATGGTCGCGCAGCTCCTTGAGCTTGGCGCGCAGCTCGCGCTCCTGCGCCATCAGCAGCGACGTCGGTCCGGGCGGAATCACCTCCTGCGTCGGCACCGGCGCGGGAGCGGCGGGCACAGGCAGCGTCTCGCGGCCCTTCTTGCTGACGATGCGCGGCGCCATGATCGCCTTCTCGACCTTGGTCGAGCCGCAGGCCGGGCATTCCACCAGCTTGCGCTTCACCTGAGAGTCGTAGGCCGAGGAGCTCTGAAACCAGCTTTCGAACGAATGATCACGCTCGCAGCGCAGCGCATAGCGGATCATGCCGAGCCCCGCACGAGGTGCAGATAGTCCGGTCCGCCCTTGGGATCGGCGATACCGAACCGGCGGCCGTGCTGCAGGGAAGGAATGGTCTGGCGCACGCTCTCGACCCTGGAGGGATCGATGCGCGCCAGGATGACGCCGGGCTCGACGCCGCCCTCGGCGAGGATCTCGCCCCAGGGATCGATGATCAGCGAATGGCCGAAGGTCTCGCGCTTGTTCTCGTGCAGGCCGCATTGCGCGGCGGCGAACACGAAGCAGCCGGTCTCGATGGCGCGGGCGCGCAGCAAGGTGTGCCAGTGGGCCTCGCCGGTCTTGCGGGTGAACGCCGAGGGCACGCTGATGAACGACGCGCCGCTCTCGGCGAGCGCGCGATACAGCGCCGGAAAGCGGACGTCGTAGCAGATCGTCAGGCCCAGCCGGCCCCACGGCAGATCCGAGATCACCGCCGTTTCGCCCGGCTGATAGTTCGCGGACTCGCGATAGCTCTCACCGCCCGGCAGGTCGATGTCGAACATGTGGATCTTGTCGTAGCTCGCCAGCACCTGGCCGTCGGGCCCGATCAGGAACGAGCGGTTCACGGCCTTCTCGGCCGAGAAGCGCAGCGCCAGCGATCCGATGTGCAGATGGATGTTCAGCTCCTTGGCGAGCGCGCGATAGGCCTTCAGCGAGGGATCTTCCTCCTCGCTCTTGAGCTGCTCGAACAGCGCCGTCCGGTTGAGCTGCATCATGTTGCTCACTTCCGGCGTCTGGACGTATTGCGCGCCCTGCGCGACCGCTTCCCGGATCAGCCTGGTGCCCTGCTCGAGGCTCGGCTCGGGCAACAGCGCGGTGCGCATCTGCACCATGGCGGCGGTAAAGCTGCGGTCGTTGCTCATGATGTCGCCTTGTCTCCAGCCAGCATGGCGTCGAGCCTGCCCTCGCGATCGAGCGCATAGAGATCGTCGCAGCCGCCGATATGGGTCTTGCCGATGAAGATCTGCGGGAAGGTCGAGCCCGGGCCAACGCGATCATACATCTGCTGCCGGACGTTCGGATCCTTGCCCGCGTCGTATTCGGTGAAAGGGACGTTCTTGCGGGTCAGGAGCGATTTGGCGGCCGTGCAGTAGCCGCACCCCGGACGGGTATAGATTTCGATCGCAGCGGTCATGTCGCGCTCAGCTGTTGCGGAAGTATCGGATTATATGGGAGCGCGGGGCGCATCGACAACCCGGGCGAAGACCAGCACGCTGACCTCCGCCGCCTTGGCCCGCAGCAGCGCGCGGGCGCACGCGTCCACTGTCGCGCCGGTGGTCAGCACGTCGTCGACGATGACGACGCGGCGGCCCTGCACGTCGTGCAGGCGGTCTGAAGATACCTGGAATGCGCCCTGCACATTGCTGGCGCGCTGGGTGCGCGACAGGCCGACCTGCTGTTCAGTGGCGCGGACCCGTCGCAGCGTATCGCCGCTCATCCGGACGCCGCTCGACCGTGCGATCACCCGCGCCAGCGCGCCCGACTGGTTGTAGCGGCGGGAAAAGCCGCGCCGCCAATGCAGCGGCACGGGGACCAGGAGATCGGCATCGGCCAGCAGCTCGTGGCCGGCCCGGGTCATCCAGCGCCCCATGATCGGCGCCAGATCGGTGCGGTCCTGATATTTCAGTGCATGAACCAGCGTGCTCGCCACGTCGTCATAGCGGACGGCGGCGCGCGCCCGCGCATAGGCCGGCGGAGCGGCGATCGCCTCCATCGAGAGCAATTCGGGACCGGGATCGTAGACGAAGGGAATGCCGAGCTTTGGGCAATAAGGCCGCTCGATGAACGACAGCTTGCCCCAGCACGCGGCGCAGACGCCCTCGCCATCGACCGGCTCGCGGCAGGCGATGCACAGGGTTGGCAGCGCGATGTCGAGTGTGAGCTTTGCCAGATGGCCGCAGGCGCTGCGCGCGGCGCTGGCCATGACCCGGAGTTGTCCGAGGCGGATGGGAGCAAGGCTGAGGCTCATGGGTTGAGGCTAGCCGCGCGGCCGGTCCGGCTCAAGCGGTGCATTGCCCGTTTCCGAGGATCGGCGTAACCAGCCGCCATGACACAGCCCGCCACCGCTCCCGTTCTGTTCGACCGTTCTCTGCTGGCGCTCAGGCAGCGGCGCGCGTCGAGGTCGCCGGAGACCTTCCTGCTCGAGCGCGTCGCCGAGGACCTCGCCGACCGTCTCGCCGCGGTGAACCGGTCTTTCCAATCGGCCGCCGACATCTGGACGCCGGGCAATGGCCTGACGCCTGATCTGAGCGGACAGGTTGCGCAGTTCGCGCATATCGCTTCACCCGATACGGCCAACGAGATGCTGCCGTTGCAGCCGCAATCGCTCGATCTCGCGGTCTCGGCGCTGGCGTTCCAGTTCGTCAACGATCTCCCAGGCTTGCTGGTGCAAATCCGCCGCGCCCTGCGGCCCGATGGTCTGTTGCTCGCCGCCATGATCGGCGGCGACACGCTGACGGAGCTCCGGCAGAGTTTCGCGGCGGCGGAAGCCGAATGCGAGGGCGGCGTGTCGCCGCGGGTCGCGCCGTTCGCCGATCTGCGCGACATCGGCGGCCTGCTGCAGCGGGCCGGCTTCGCGTTACCGGTGACGGATGTCGACCGCGTCGTGGTGCGCTACGCCAGCGCCTTCGGGCTGATGCAGGATCTCCGCCGCATGGGCGCGGCCAATAACCTTGTCGAGCGCCGCCGCACGCCGCTCCGTCGTGCCACGCTGCTGCGCATGGTCGAACTCTATGCCGAACGCTTCGCCGACCCCGACGGCCGCATCCGCGCCACCTTCGACATCATCTGGATCTCGGGCTGGGCGCCCCATGAAAGCCAGCAGAAGCCGCTGAAGCCAGGCTCGGCGACGGCGAGCCTGGAGGCGGCGGTGAGGCGCGCGCCAGGCGCAGGGCGCGATGAGTAACACCACTCGTCATCGCCGGGCTTGACCCGGCGATCCATCGCTCTTGGAAGAGGATGGATGCGCGGGCCTTCGCCGCGCCGAAGGGGCTACGGCCCCGCAGGCGGGTCAAGCCCGCGCATGACGAGGCGGGGCGTGACGCCCCCGGCCTCACATCAATAGATCGATCAAATGCGGCAGCAGCGGAATGTCCGCCGGCGGCATCGGGTAGTCGCGCAGCTTGTTCGGTCGCACCCAGGCCAATTTCTGGCCCTCGCGCGCGGTCACCACGCCTTCCCAGCGCCGGCAGATGTAAAGCGGCATCAGCAGGTGGAACGTCTCATAGGCGTGACTGGCGAAGGTCAGCGGCGCCAGGCAGGTCTCGCGCACGGTGATGCCGAGCTCCTCGTCGAGCTCGCGGATCAGGCTGGCCTCCGGACGCTCGCCCGGTTCGAGCTTGCCGCCAGGAAATTCCCACAAGCCGGCGAGCGTCTTGCCGGGCGGCCGCTGCGCCAGCAGCACGCGATTGTCGGTGTCGACCAGAGCGCAGGCGACGACGAGCGTGAGTTTGAAATCGGTCATCTGATGCAGTCGGGCGGGAAGGGCGGTTTACTCAGCGTTAACCCATTCGTGCCCGCGCCGCAAACATGGTGGAACTCAATGGAACCTTATGGAACCCGATCAATCTGTCTTTAACGGGAACCCTTGTCTCTGGCGGTTCAATTCTCTTGAGGACCCCGCTCGCATGGACCGGCTGCTACGCTACCTCCGCAAGTTCGGACACGACCAGCGCGGCAACATTGCCGTCCTCTTTGCAATCGCTTGCGTGCCCGTTCTGGCGTTCGTCGGAGCCGGGATCGACTATTCGATGGCCAACAAGCTCAGGACCAAGCTGCAAATGGCGATCGATGAGGCCGTGCTCGCGGGCGTCGCCGCCGGCAAGGCCGCACTCGATTCGGGGGCAACGCAGGCCGCGGCCATTGCCATGGCCCAGGCGGCATCCTCCTCCTACTTCACCGGCAATACGGCGAAAATCGACGCCACCCCGACCATCAACTTCACGACCATGGGCCGCACCCTGTCCGGGACGGGATCTGCGACCAGCGTGATGAACACGTCCTTCATGCGACTGGTCGGCTTTCCGACCATGACCCTGAACGCCAGCTCCGCCTCGTCGGCGACGATGCAGCCTTATCTGAACGTCTATCTTCTGGTCGACATCTCGTCGTCGATGCTGCTGCCCGCAACGCAAGCCGGCATCACCCAGATGAGAAACGGCACGGGCTGCGCGCTGGCCTGCCACGAGACGACGAACGGAACAGACTCGTACAGCTACGCGCTGAAGAACAACGTGCTGCTTCGCTATCAGGTGGTCAATCAGG
Proteins encoded in this window:
- a CDS encoding carbon-nitrogen hydrolase family protein; this encodes MSNDRSFTAAMVQMRTALLPEPSLEQGTRLIREAVAQGAQYVQTPEVSNMMQLNRTALFEQLKSEEEDPSLKAYRALAKELNIHLHIGSLALRFSAEKAVNRSFLIGPDGQVLASYDKIHMFDIDLPGGESYRESANYQPGETAVISDLPWGRLGLTICYDVRFPALYRALAESGASFISVPSAFTRKTGEAHWHTLLRARAIETGCFVFAAAQCGLHENKRETFGHSLIIDPWGEILAEGGVEPGVILARIDPSRVESVRQTIPSLQHGRRFGIADPKGGPDYLHLVRGSA
- the grxC gene encoding glutaredoxin 3 — translated: MTAAIEIYTRPGCGYCTAAKSLLTRKNVPFTEYDAGKDPNVRQQMYDRVGPGSTFPQIFIGKTHIGGCDDLYALDREGRLDAMLAGDKATS
- a CDS encoding TadE/TadG family type IV pilus assembly protein yields the protein MDRLLRYLRKFGHDQRGNIAVLFAIACVPVLAFVGAGIDYSMANKLRTKLQMAIDEAVLAGVAAGKAALDSGATQAAAIAMAQAASSSYFTGNTAKIDATPTINFTTMGRTLSGTGSATSVMNTSFMRLVGFPTMTLNASSASSATMQPYLNVYLLVDISSSMLLPATQAGITQMRNGTGCALACHETTNGTDSYSYALKNNVLLRYQVVNQGVQNLLTYLNSSAVYKNYVKVGLWSFDNQLTQLSSLTSSFSSVAANFPAPGLAYNDAAAATPFDSLIGSFVSSVGTAGDGSTSATPQKLVIIATDGVNDPTRAWTSQTSLRSQVRVFNTAFCNTFKSNGVTVAIINTPYYPMTWDWGYNATLGQPGSLGGATRVDDIPIALKSCAGSNFIIASDVATIQNAFTTLFNKASPVRLTN
- a CDS encoding methyltransferase domain-containing protein, with the protein product MTQPATAPVLFDRSLLALRQRRASRSPETFLLERVAEDLADRLAAVNRSFQSAADIWTPGNGLTPDLSGQVAQFAHIASPDTANEMLPLQPQSLDLAVSALAFQFVNDLPGLLVQIRRALRPDGLLLAAMIGGDTLTELRQSFAAAEAECEGGVSPRVAPFADLRDIGGLLQRAGFALPVTDVDRVVVRYASAFGLMQDLRRMGAANNLVERRRTPLRRATLLRMVELYAERFADPDGRIRATFDIIWISGWAPHESQQKPLKPGSATASLEAAVRRAPGAGRDE
- a CDS encoding DUF1178 family protein, whose translation is MIRYALRCERDHSFESWFQSSSAYDSQVKRKLVECPACGSTKVEKAIMAPRIVSKKGRETLPVPAAPAPVPTQEVIPPGPTSLLMAQERELRAKLKELRDHIVKNADDVGERFPTEARKMHYGETEHRPIYGEASLDEARELIEEGIEVAPIPVLPDDRN
- a CDS encoding ComF family protein encodes the protein MSLSLAPIRLGQLRVMASAARSACGHLAKLTLDIALPTLCIACREPVDGEGVCAACWGKLSFIERPYCPKLGIPFVYDPGPELLSMEAIAAPPAYARARAAVRYDDVASTLVHALKYQDRTDLAPIMGRWMTRAGHELLADADLLVPVPLHWRRGFSRRYNQSGALARVIARSSGVRMSGDTLRRVRATEQQVGLSRTQRASNVQGAFQVSSDRLHDVQGRRVVIVDDVLTTGATVDACARALLRAKAAEVSVLVFARVVDAPRAPI
- a CDS encoding (deoxy)nucleoside triphosphate pyrophosphohydrolase; the protein is MTDFKLTLVVACALVDTDNRVLLAQRPPGKTLAGLWEFPGGKLEPGERPEASLIRELDEELGITVRETCLAPLTFASHAYETFHLLMPLYICRRWEGVVTAREGQKLAWVRPNKLRDYPMPPADIPLLPHLIDLLM
- a CDS encoding EamA family transporter → MLSITSLWIPFTLVAAAGQVARNAMQRSLTAKLGTWGATNIRFLFGFPFSLVFLSMVLVATGDHLPWPPASFWPWLLLGALSQIVATGLMLLAMTDRSFVVTTAYLKTEAIQTAIFGFIFLGDPLSLPKLVAILIATIGVVITALRPGGEKSFAELKPTVTGLVAAAAFALSAVGYRGAIIAVQGVSFVTAASTTLVAGLFVQTAILTVYLLARAPDILRGILSLWRPSMMAGFVGAFASQFWFLAFALTAAANVRTLALIEVLFAQGVSYYSFKQPVSLRELCGIALIVAGVALLIAV
- a CDS encoding GIY-YIG nuclease family protein, coding for MYYVYILASGRHGTLYIGVTNSIRTRLEQHRKGQGSDFVKKYGVFRLVYVETYAAVEEAITREKQLKRWKRDWKIELIERDNLEWRDLSGLVS
- a CDS encoding EamA family transporter — protein: MSPLSSSWQLWALLSALFAALTAIFAKVGVEGLNSDLATLIRTAIVLVTLALILFATGQLTTPGPISTKSWIFLTLSALGTGASWLCYFRALKLGPATLVAPIDKLSVVLVALFGAVFLGERPSLQGWTGIALIAAGAVLIAIKG